One region of Citrus sinensis cultivar Valencia sweet orange chromosome 6, DVS_A1.0, whole genome shotgun sequence genomic DNA includes:
- the LOC102609305 gene encoding aquaporin PIP2-2-like → MAKDIEVGREGEFHDKDYHDPPPAPLIGAEELTRWSFYRAIIAEFIATLLFLYITVLTVIGHKSQTDAKHGGDGCGGVGILGIAWAFGGMIFVLVYCTAGISGGHINPAVTFGLFLARKVSLVRAVMYMVAQCLGAICGCGLVKAFQKSYYTRYGGGANELADGYSTGAGLGAEIIGTFVLVYTVFSATDPKRKARDPHVPVLAPLSIGFAVFMVHLATIPVTGTGINPARSFGPAVIYNKDKAWDDQWIFWVGPFIGAAIAAFYHQFILRASAAKALGSRRSSPNI, encoded by the exons ATGGCCAAGGACATTGAGGTTGGTCGGGAAGGCGAGTTCCATGATAAGGATTACCACGACCCTCCTCCAGCTCCATTGATCGGCGCGGAGGAGCTCACTCGGTGGTCGTTTTACAGGGCTATTATAGCTGAGTTCATAGCCACGCTCTTGTTTTTGTACATTACTGTGCTGACAGTGATTGGTCACAAAAGCCAGACTGACGCCAAACACGGCGGTGACGGATGCGGTGGTGTTGGCATTCTTGGCATCGCTTGGGCCTTTGGTGGCATGATCTTTGTTCTTGTTTACTGCACTGCTGGTATCTCTG GTGGACACATTAACCCGGCAGTGACATTTGGGCTGTTCTTGGCGCGGAAGGTGTCACTGGTGCGAGCCGTAATGTACATGGTGGCTCAGTGTTTGGGAGCCATATGTGGCTGCGGGCTCGTTAAGGCTTTCCAGAAGTCTTACTACACGAGATACGGCGGTGGAGCCAATGAGCTCGCTGATGGGTACAGCACTGGCGCTGGATTGGGCGCTGAGATCATTGGTACCTTTGTTCTTGTCTACACTGTTTTCTCTGCCACTGATCCCAAGAGAAAAGCTAGGGACCCCCATGTTCCC GTCTTGGCACCATTGTCAATTGGATTTGCTGTGTTCATGGTTCACTTGGCTACGATCCCAGTCACTGGAACTGGCATCAACCCTGCTAGAAGTTTTGGACCTGCAGTGATTTACAACAAGGACAAGGCTTGGGATGATCAA TGGATTTTCTGGGTTGGCCCCTTCATTGGTGCAGCAATTGCTGCATTTTACCACCAATTCATCCTCAGAGCATCTGCTGCTAAAGCTCTTGGATCCCGCAGAAGCTCCCctaacatttaa
- the LOC102608339 gene encoding 50S ribosomal protein HLP, mitochondrial-like has product MNKGQSTFIQMRTVLKVADNSGVKMMMCMQLLKGKKVARLRDTIVVSVKEVMPNAKVKKGEIVKAVGLLFVLPCIIVVVIEVLSNLMTILQCHGFYLGKRKSSAKTAA; this is encoded by the exons ATGAATAAG GGACAAAGCACTTTCATTCAAATGAGGACCGTCTTAAAAGTTGCGGACAATTCAGGGGTAAAAATGATGATGTGCATGCAACTTCTAAAAGGGAAGAAAGTGGCAAGATTGAGGGACACAATTGTTGTATCGGTAAAAGAAGTTATGCCTAATGCTAAAGTGAAGAAAGGCGAGATTGTGAAAGCTGTTGGGCTGTTGTTCGTGCTACCATGTATCATAGTCGTTGTGATTGAAGTGTTGTCAAATTTGATGACAATACTGCAGTGCCATGGTTTTTAtttaggaaaaagaaaatcatcagCCAAGACGGCAGCCTGA
- the LOC102607458 gene encoding V-type proton ATPase subunit G, translated as MASNRGHGGIQQLLAAEQEAQHIVAAARNAKMARLRQAKEEAEREIAEHRAQVEREFQRKLAESSGDSGANVKRLEQETEVKIHHLNAGAEKIQYDVVQMLLKHVTTVKN; from the exons ATGGCATCTAATAGGGGTCATGGTGGAATTCAGCAATTGCTGGCTGCTGAACAAGAAGCTCAACACATTGTTGCTGCTGCCAGAAATG caaaaatggCTAGACTGAGGCAAGCCAAAGAAGAGGCTGAAAGGGAGATTGCTGAACATCGAGCTCAGGTGGAGCGTGAGTTCCAGAGGAAACTTGCAGAG AGTAGTGGAGATTCAGGTGCGAATGTGAAGAGGCTTGAACAAGAAACAGAGGtaaaaattcatcatcttAATGCTGGGGCTGAGAAAATTCAATATGATGTTGTCCAAATGCTCCTGAAGCATGTTACAACTGTGAAGAATTAA
- the LOC102607163 gene encoding serine/threonine-protein kinase-like protein CCR1 produces MHHQFKAMHFLRSSLFFFLLLLLLLSSSMSVSGFGSMGPISASFGQNSFFCAIDASGKQDVICWAKNSSSPSSSFLSSNSASFSNIPSMAVLSGGEGFLCGILANTSQAFCWSSNSSPGTTTDLVPSVYKNTAYSRIAAGTNHVCAVRGSYYSYHDLGTVDCWDIVRKGNNTLSSVQTNLFYDEYVSTIVLKDVISGEGFSCGGVRDGGIVCWGPDSESLGVFNVTESFKVLASGKSFLCGISELSGEVKCWGNNDFVSVPPVGIRFVSLAAGANHFCGIREDNHGVECWGSFNYSSVPKNSGFMAIASSDFTTCGIRENDLVLDCWFANVSSPTDFDPPLELCSPGLCTPGPCSTGEFAFNASILSEQDLTSLCVRKDLKICSPCGSNCSEGFFLSSPCTEIADRVCTACSLCQNSSCWDICGLQPSSQKHWHQLHRLVLIIGCSALGLLLIVISWCIVPRLFTTRKEEGSKKQFKSCIGKHELDTDAIADSLPHPASACPGMAQVFRLSELKDATNGFKEFNELGRGSYGFVYKAVLADGRQVAVKRANAATIIHTNIREFEMELEVLCNIRHSNIVNLLGYCLEMGERLLVYEFMPRGTLHDHLHGGLSPLNWSLRLKISMQAAKGLEYLHKDSAPPIIHRDVKTLNILLDSDWGARIADFGLLTSCERDLTTDMKSDVHNFGIVLLEILSGRKAYDIEYVPPGIVEWALPLIKQGKAAAIIDRNVALPRNVEPLFKLADIAELAIRENPSELPTMSQVATWLEQIVKDGLIL; encoded by the coding sequence ATGCACCATCAATTCAAAGCCATGCATTTCCTCCGCTCTtcacttttcttctttcttctcctcctccttcttctttcttcttccatgTCCGTATCTGGGTTTGGATCAATGGGTCCCATCTCCGCCTCTTTTGGCCAAAACAGCTTCTTCTGCGCCATTGACGCTAGCGGCAAACAGGACGTTATTTGCTGGGCAAAGAATAGTTCCTCACCATCTTCATCATTTTTATCGTCCAACTCTGCTTCTTTTTCCAACATTCCCTCAATGGCGGTCCTCTCCGGCGGCGAAGGCTTTCTCTGTGGTATTTTGGCAAACACTTCACAGGCATTTTGTTGGAGCTCAAATAGTTCACCAGGTACTACTACAGATCTTGTACCTTCTGTATATAAAAACACTGCTTACTCACGCATAGCTGCTGGCACGAATCACGTCTGTGCTGTTAGAGGATCTTATTACTCTTATCATGATTTGGGTACCGTTGATTGTTGGGATATTGTTAGAAAAGGCAATAACACATTGAGTTCTGTACAAACTAATTTGTTTTACGATGAGTACGTGAGTACTATTGTTTTAAAAGATGTTATATCTGGGGAAGGTTTTAGTTGTGGTGGGGTTAGAGATGGTGGGATCGTTTGCTGGGGACCAGACTCTGAAAGTTTAGGAGTTTTTAATGTAACGGAGAGTTTCAAAGTTTTGGCTTCAGGCAAAAGTTTTCTTTGTGGGATCTCAGAATTATCTGGTGAGGTCAAATGTTGGGgtaataatgattttgtttcAGTTCCTCCGGTTGGGATCCGATTCGTGTCATTGGCAGCCGGTGCTAATCATTTTTGCGGTATTAGGGAAGATAATCATGGGGTTGAATGCTGGGGAAGCTTTAATTATTCTTCCGTGCCCAAGAATTCTGGGTTTATGGCGATTGCTTCATCTGATTTTACTACGTGTGGTATTAGGGAAAATGATTTGGTTCTTGATTGCTGGTTCGCTAATGTCAGCTCACCCACCGATTTTGATCCTCCTTTGGAGTTGTGTAGTCCAGGGCTTTGTACTCCCGGTCCTTGCAGCACTGGGGAGTTTGCATTCAATGCAAGTATTCTCAGTGAGCAGGATTTGACTAGCTTGTGTGTTAGGAAAGATCTTAAGATTTGTTCACCTTGTGGGTCAAATTGTTCCGAAGGATTCTTCTTGTCTAGTCCTTGTACTGAGATTGCTGATAGAGTATGCACTGCATGCTCTCTTTGCCAGAATAGTTCTTGTTGGGATATTTGTGGGCTTCAGCCATCTTCACAGAAGCATTGGCATCAGTTACATAGATTAGTGCTTATAATTGGTTGTTCTGCTTTGGGTTTATTGTTGATAGTAATTAGCTGGTGTATTGTACCACGCCTGTTTACCACTAGAAAAGAAGAAGGGTcaaaaaaacaattcaaatCTTGCATTGGTAAACATGAATTGGACACTGATGCTATTGCTGACTCTCTCCCGCATCCAGCTTCTGCCTGTCCTGGGATGGCTCAAGTTTTCCGGCTTTCAGAACTAAAAGATGCCACTAATGGATTCAAAGAATTCAATGAGCTTGGCAGGGGAAGCTATGGTTTTGTTTACAAAGCGGTTCTGGCAGATGGACGGCAAGTTGCTGTCAAAAGAGCAAATGCTGCCACAATAATCCACACAAATATCAGAGAATTTGAAATGGAGTTGGAAGTCCTTTGCAATATCCGGCACAGCAATATTGTGAACTTGCTGGGGTATTGCTTAGAGATGGGGGAGAGGCTTCTTGTTTATGAGTTCATGCCCCGTGGAACGCTTCATGACCATCTCCATGGAGGATTGTCTCCTCTGAATTGGAGCCTTAGGCTGAAAATTTCAATGCAGGCAGCTAAAGGGCTTGAGTACCTGCACAAGGATTCTGCTCCCCCAATCATCCATCGAGATGtcaaaactttaaatattctTTTGGATTCTGATTGGGGAGCTAGAATTGCTGATTTTGGTCTTCTCACATCATGTGAGAGGGATCTTACCACAGATATGAAGAGTGATGTGCACAACTTTGGAATTGTACTGTTAGAGATTCTTAGTGGAAGAAAAGCTTATGATATAGAATACGTGCCTCCTGGTATAGTTGAGTGGGCATTACCCTTGATCAAACAAGGAAAGGCAGCTGCAATAATTGATCGGAATGTGGCACTGCCAAGAAATGTTGAGCCGCTCTTTAAACTTGCTGACATTGCAGAGTTGGCTATCAGGGAAAATCCTAGTGAGCTTCCTACTATGTCACAAGTAGCGACTTGGTTGGAGCAAATTGTGAAGGATGGTTTGATCTTGTAG